In Lates calcarifer isolate ASB-BC8 linkage group LG15, TLL_Latcal_v3, whole genome shotgun sequence, one genomic interval encodes:
- the pop1 gene encoding LOW QUALITY PROTEIN: ribonucleases P/MRP protein subunit POP1 (The sequence of the model RefSeq protein was modified relative to this genomic sequence to represent the inferred CDS: deleted 1 base in 1 codon), whose translation MSAAKMKLREKKMRNQPVNIQYPSSPLTEESSTQNGGDTPVTGGGGGPSNIHPLPEKLNSPHHKGGWVRGHQKDGGSYDKLMPKYITAGAFARARAAEVSTMLKAVRKVTSSCQLFASLPNHMRRRAMSHNTKRYPRRLRDMANRLREKSLQACSKKKEQTKRQSRKARRRHGNLLLEFNRRQRKNVWLETHIWHAKRFHMVKKWGYCLGDRPTYKCYRPCYRAMSNHCLLQDLSYYCCIELQGEEDKLLASLSQMTSKEAGPTFAAALCISGRRQGSVVLYRAGHYPSQPLGPVTFLWRPRVHGSTHRQLWIWAHPTIKQDLLPELQSVCQCCEAVVPPVVPLVTPAEVIPTPEPERRPENTPEAMQIHRTKRKRNCKDASGPPAKKILGDGKRSPSTPVTWRSNSTGIVINDLTMEIVRYRLIGPQSHSVLAETLEAATDCDEINKSQPSTLWWPEHCKDESKMNLHRQQVDIFNILKDIYSSGELPSGTVLGLTVDDPRLTLPTKRVKALPCVKQAQEVDEEKRRELMLRGVPELCCQSFLWERSIRDNVTDNKISEQELNRMRSEVLVPGSRLSPTPLQGRVPILLVHQPGKQVGHEMNSWGAGWDLLLPKGWGMAFWVPLVYRGVRIGGLNMSLKHSQNKASPHFPHDYPDCPAGIRFQEEQEAELLDKFKRRPPAKRTNYIKHGCLAPFRCPWQQLAEEWELITREGREERKRDSQTQTKTGADTVTEVEMTSHPDITVTKPPSRFAVLRNRKSLRLLSGWCRPTTSKGQRPCRVGEVPPLDSSAATSFLTEHGMSLVWVRLSLLSKGKPELHAMVCAPITEDLRLLSNKSDCSSPQEPPHKNHFNSRLKCRKKGSKKLATTSSSDKTEGSGSDLPSASEPNLTSVEDAKSSSETPTDLIFGLWPDPLPSITSHCSRVTLGWVTQGDFSLSAGCGEALGFISVAGLISTLLNQPMEHRGTLLLRNPTSLSYRFAKINIEV comes from the exons ATGTCTGCAGCTAAAATGAAACTGCGGGAGAAGAAGATGAGAAACCAGCCCGTCAATATACAGTACCCATCTTCTCCCCTGACTGAGGAGAGCAGCACACAGAACGGAGGAGACACCCCGGTCACCG GTGGAGGCGGTGGTCCATCTAACATCCATCCATTGCCAGAGAAGCTGAATAGTCCTCACCACAAGGGTGGATGGGTCCGTGGACACCAGAAAGATGGTGGAAGCTATGACAAGCTTATGCCCAAGTACATCACCG CTGGTGCTTTTGCTAGAGccagagcagcagaggtgaGCACCATGTTGAAAGCTGTCAGGAAGGTAACAAGCAGCTGCCAGTTGTTTGCATCCCTGCCCAACCATATGAGGAGACGGGCCATGAGCCACAACACCAAGCGGTACCCTCGCAGACTGAGAGATATGGCGAACAGACTG CGGGAGAAGAGCCTCCAGGCTTGCTCTAAGAAGAAGGAGCAGACGAAGCGCCAGAGCCGCAAGGCTCGCCGCCGGCATGGAAACCTTCTACTGGAGTTCAACCGCCGCCAGAGGAAGAACGTATGGCTGGAGACGCACATTTGGCATGCCAAGCGTTTCCACATGGTTAAAAAGTGGGGATACTGCCTTGGGGATAGACCAACTTACAAATGTTACCGCCCCTGCTACAGAGCCATGAGCAACCACTGTTTGCTGCAG GACCTTTCTTACTACTGCTGCATAGAGCTACAAGGAGAGGAAGACAAGCTACTGGCCTCTCTGTCACAAATGACCAGTAAGGAAGCTG GTCCTACATTTGCTGCAGCACTGTGTATATCAGGGCGAAGACAGGGCAGTGTGGTGCTTTACAGAGCAGGACATTACCCCTCGCAGCCCCTGGGCCCTGTCACCTTTCTCTGGAGGCCCCGTGTACATGGCTCAACTCACAGACAGCTGTGGATTTGGGCTCATCCTACTATTAAACAG GATCTTCTCCCTGAGTTACAAAGTGTGTGCCAGTGCTGCGAGGCTGTAGTCCCTCCAGTTGTGCCTTTGGTAACACCTGCAGAGGTAATTCCTACCCCAGAACCAGAGCGTAGACCTGAAAACACCCCTGAGGCCATGCAGATCCACAGGACTAAGAGAAAACGGAACTGTAAGGATGCCAGTGGACCTCCTGCCAAGAAGATCCTGGGAGatggaaaaagatctccctccACCCCAGTCACATGGAGGTCCAACTCAACTGGAATAGTTATAAA TGATCTCACAATGGAGATTGTACGCTATCGCCTGATTGGACCACAGTCTCATTCTGTTCTGGCAGAAACTTTGGAAGCTGCTACAGATTGTGAT gAAATTAATAAATCCCAGCCATCCACTCTTTGGTGGCCTGAGCACTGCAAAGACGAGAGCAAGATGAATCTGCATCGACAACAAGTTGACATATTTAACATATTGAAAG ACATCTATTCATCTGGAGAGCTCCCCTCAGGCACAGTGCTGGGTTTGACTGTAGATGACCCCAGGCTGACTTTACCAACAAAGAGGGTTAAAGCTTTGCCCTGTGTAAAGCAGGCACAAG aggtggatgaggagaagaggagggagctgATGCTGCGAGGAGTACCAGAACTCTGTTGTCAGAGTTTCCTGTGGGAGCGGTCCATCCGGGACAACGTCACTGATAACAAGATATCAGAGCAG GAGTTGAACCGTATGAGGAGCGAGGTGCTGGTGCCAGGTTCCAGGCTGAGCCCCACTCCCCTGCAGGGCAGAGTCCCCATCCTGCTGGTTCACCAGCCTGGCAAGCAGGTGGGACATGAGATGAACTCCTGGGGTGCTGGATGGGACCTGCTGCTTCCTAAAGGCTGGGGCATGGCCTTCTGGGTCCCACTG GTGTACAGGGGAGTTCGCATCGGTGGGCTGAATATGAGTCTGAAACACTCTCAGAATAAAGCAAGCCCCCACTTCCCCCATGATTACCCAGACTGTCCCGCAGGCATTCGTtttcaggaggagcaggaggccgAGCTCCTGGATAAGTTCAAAAG GCGTCCGCCTGCCAAAAGGACCAATTACATTAAACATGGCTGTCTGGCTCCATTCCGTTGCCCGTGGCAACAGCTGGCTGAGGAGTGGGAGCTTATCACaagggaaggaagagaggagaggaaaagagacagcCAGACCCAAACCAAAACAGGCGCTGACACAGTTACGGAGGTGGAGATGACATCACATCCAGATATCACTGTAACAAAGCCTCCGAGCCGCTTCGCTGTACTAAG AAACAGAAAGTCTCTGAGGCTGCTCTCTGGTTGGTGCAGACCCACAACATCTAAAGGTCAGAGACCGTGCCGTGTTGGTGAGGTGCCACCTCTTGACTCTTCAGCTGCAACGTCGTTTCTCACAGAGCATGGGATGAGTCTGGTGTGGGTGCGTCTGTCATTGCTGTCAAAGGGCAAACCAGAGCTG CATGCCATGGTGTGTGCGCCAATCACAGAGGACCTGAGGCTGCTCAGCAACAAGTCAGACTGCAGCAGCCCCCAGGAGCCGCCACATAAAAACCACTTTAACAGCAGACTTAAATGCAGAAAGAAGGGCTCCAAGAAACTGGCTACAACCTCGTCCTCTGATAAGACTGAGGGGAGTGGGTCAGACCTTCCCTCTGCTTCTGAACCAAATCTCACTTCTGTGGAAGATGCCAAATCATCCTCTGAGACTCCCACAGATCTCATTTTCGGGCTGTGGCCAGACCCATTGCCGAGCATCACCTCTCACTGCTCCCGAGTGACTCTAGGCTGGGTTACACAGGGTGACTTCTCCCTGTCTGCAGGCTGTGGGGAGGCTCTGGGGTTTATCAGCGTTGCTGGTCTCATTAGCACCCTCCTCAACCAGCCGATGGAACACAGAGGAACATTGCTGTTGCGCAACCCCACTTCCCTGAGTTACCGCTTTGCTAAAATCAACATAGAGGTCTGA
- the LOC108876314 gene encoding 2-iminobutanoate/2-iminopropanoate deaminase, translating to MAALIRRIISTTKAPAAIGPYSQAVVVDRTMYISGQLGMDPASGQLVEGGVQAQTRQALVNMGEILKAAGCGYENVVKTTVLLADMNDFTNVNNVYKQFFSTNYPARAAYQVAALPRGGLVEIEAVAVLGPLTDVS from the exons ATGGCTGCATTAATCAGGAGGATTATCAGCACAACAAAAGCTCCTGCTGCTATAGGCCCGTACAG CCAAGCAGTGGTGGTGGATCGGACAATGTACATCTCAGGACAGCTGGGGATGGATCCTGCCAGTGGACAGCTGGTGGAAGGTGGTGTTCAGGCTCAGACCAGACAG GCTCTTGTAAATATGGGTGAAATCCTTAAAGCTGCTGGGTGCGGTTATGAGAATG TTGTCAAAACCACAGTGCTCCTCGCTGACATGAATGACTTCACTAATGTCAACAATGTTTACAAGCAGT TCTTCAGCACTAACTACCCAGCCAGAGCTGCCTATCAGGTTGCTGCTCTTCCCAGA GGTGGACTGGTTGAGATTGAAGCAGTTGCTGTTTTGGGCCCTCTGACTGATGTTTCCTAA